Proteins from a genomic interval of Scomber japonicus isolate fScoJap1 chromosome 10, fScoJap1.pri, whole genome shotgun sequence:
- the cnot3a gene encoding CCR4-NOT transcription complex subunit 3a isoform X3, which yields MADKRKLQGEIDRCLKKVAEGVEQFEDIWQKLHNAANANQKEKYEADLKKEIKKLQRLRDQIKTWVASNEIKDKRQLVENRKLIETQMERFKVVERETKTKAYSKEGLGLAQKVDPAQREKEETGQWLTNTIDTLNMQVDQFESEVESLSVQTRKKKGDKDQKQDRIEELKRLIERHRFHIRMLETILRMLDNDSVPVDSIQKIKDDVEYYIDSSQDPDFEENEFLYDDLDLEDIPAALVATSPSGQGNVEDEMYLHSSSTPTSTTSSSPIPPSPATCTAENSEDDKKRGRSTDSEVSQSPVKNGTPSLLSSFSSSTTSGSSSSSSLVSMASVVGGIPVVPPSSSLIGSFSSAVQQHQHQPAQQQQQPQPPNQPQQPQQQPPQTKPSAPSNNTPSPPSNPLLPVSTAPPLPTPSTPISLAPNSQSQPTSGPTPASSLGLGLGLGLSKVGMTGTSSANQMSGLGLGGHHSPLNTMAGLISGSTPAPYAQAAASGGLGLSSTTQSSISVESSTSIPTSGSSGVTTNGAGTGLGLLGSSPAHSSLSGSIMGLVPGQNVSPVASQVPPSSVSATPGVIGMMGGNGGNVGVVGGVGVNAAPARPPSGLKQNGSTSYSAVVAESSTESALSTPSQSQSSQPSSLSSSTSQPMDNGPSLISSITLPPSSPSPSFSDSTPGGGSLLNGPHSYTQASEGLKAPEPLSSLKAMAERAALGSGLDGEIPNLHLRDRDIFSSSAAPGTPAAPQPSVSEVSIPPSLGVCPLGPTPLPKDQLYQQAMQESAWTHMPHPSDSERIRQYLMRNPCPTLPFHHQIPPHHSDSIEFYQRLSTETLFFIFYYLEGTKAQYLSAKALKKQSWRFHTKYMMWFQRHEEPKTITDEFEQGTYIYFDYEKWGQRKKEGFTFEYRYLEDRDLQ from the exons ATGGCTGACAAGAGAAAACTTCAAG GCGAGATCGACAGATGTTTGAAAAAAGTAGCTGAAGGTGTAGAACAGTTTGAAGATATCTGGCAAAAG CTCCACAATGCAGCCAATGCAAACCAGAAGGAAAAGTATGAGGCTGACCTCaagaaagagattaaaaaatTACAG CGATTGAGAGATCAGATAAAAACATGGGTGGCCTCAAACGAGATCAAAGACAAAAGGCAGCTAGTAGAGAATCGCAAACTTATCGAGACG cAAATGGAGCGATTCAAAGTTGTGGAGcgtgaaacaaaaacaaaagcatacTCTAAAGAGGGCTTGGGGCTCGCTCAGAAGGTTGATCCAGCTCAGCGGGAAAAGGAGGAAACGGGACAGTGGCTAACA AATACGATAGACACTCTAAATATGCAGGTGGATCAATTTGAAAGTGAGGTGGAGTCTCTTTCAGTTCAGACACGAAAGAAGAAGGGTGATAAAGAT CAGAAGCAAGATCGTATCGAGGAGCTCAAGCGGTTGATTGAGAGGCATAGATTCCACATCCGCATGTTGGAAACCATTTTACGAATGCTGGACAATGACTCTGTACCAGTGGATTCAATTCAGAAGATCAAGGATGACGTTGAGTATTACATTGATTCCTCCCAAGACCCTGACTTTGAGGAGAACGAGTTCCTGTATGACGACTTAGACCTGGAAGATATCC CCGCAGCATTAGTTGCGACGTCTCCGTCAGGTCAGGGCAACGTGGAAGATGAGATGTATCTCCACTCCAGCAGCACTCCCACTTCCACCACCTCTTCTTCACCCATTCCTCCATCCCCGGCCACTTGCACTGCT GAGAACTCAGAGGACGATAAGAAAAGGGGACGATCGACAGACAGTGAAGTTAGTCAG tcaccTGTGAAGAACGGCACCCCTTCCTTGctgtcttccttctcttcctccacaACCTCTggctcctcctcatcctcgtcCCTCGTGTCCATGGCGAGTGTGGTAGGGGGCATCCCTGTGGTTCCCCCAAGCAGCAGTCTTATAGGAAGCTTCAGCAGTGCGGTACAGCAACATCAGCATCAACCtgcacaacagcagcaacaacctcAACCACCAAACCAACCGCAGCAGCCACAACAGCAACCACCTCAGACAAAACCCTCTGCCCCCTCAAACAACACCCCCAGCCCGCCCAGCAACCCGCTTCTCCCAGTCTCCACAGCTCCCCCTCTCCCTACGCCCAGCACACCTATTTCATTGGCTCCCAACTCTCAGTCTCAGCCCACATCTGGGCCAACCCCTGCATCCAGTTTGGGACTTGGGTTGGGACTGGGTTTGAGCAAAGTTGGCATGACGGGGACCAGCAGTGCCAACCAAATGTCTGGTTTAGGACTGGGTGGCCACCACTCTCCTCTAAACACAATGGCAGGGCTCATTTCGGGGTCCACACCTGCCCCTTACGCTCAGGCAGCAGCATCAGGAGGCTTGGGTTTGAGCAGCACCACCCAGTCCAGCATTTCAGTGGAGAGCAGCACTTCGATCCCCACCTCTGGCTCCAGTGGAGTCACCACCAATGGGGCAGGGACTGGGCTCGGATTGCTAGGTTCCAGCCCGGCTCACAGTTCTCTGAGCGGGAGCATCATGGGTCTGGTTCCAGGGCAAAATGTTTCCCCTGTCGCCTCTCAGGTGCCTCCTAGTTCTGTCAGCGCTACCCCAGGAGTGATTGGCATGATGGGAGGCAACGGAGGGAACGTCGGAGTAGTTGGAGGAGTAGGGGTGAATGCTGCTCCTGCTAGACCGCCGAGTGGATTGAAGCAAAATGGAAGCACAA GTTACAGTGCCGTAGTGGCAGAGAGTTCCACAGAATCAGCTCTAAGCACACCGAGCCAGTCACAAAGCAGCCAACCATCATCTCTCAGTTCTTCAACCAGTCAGCC GATGGACAATGGTCCCAGTTTAATCAGCTCCATCACCCTGCCTCCCAGCTCTCCGTCCCCCTCATTCTCAGACAGCACACCCGGAGGAGGGAGTCTACTAAACGGCCCCCACTCCTACACGCAGGCCTCTGAGGGCCTCAAG GCTCCTGAGCCTCTCAGTTCACTGAAGGCGATGGCTGAGAGGGCAGCGCTGGGATCAGGCCTGGACGGAGAGATTCCCAACCTGCACCTAAGAGACAGAG ACATCTTCTCCTCATCTGCAGCGCCCGGCACACCCGCCGCCCCTCAGCCGTCCGTGTCGGAAGTCAGCATCCCACCCTCGCTCGGGGTCTGTCCATTGGGcccaacccccctccccaaagACCAGCTCTACCAGCAGGCCATGCAGGAGTCCGCGTGGACACACATGCCACACCCCTCCGACTCTGAGAGGATCAG GCAATACCTGATGAGGAATCCGTGTCCCACCTTGCCCTTCCATCATCAGATACCGCCACACCACTCTGACTCCATAGAGTTCTACCAGAGACTGTCTACAGAAACTCTATTTTTCATCTTCTACTACCTGGAG GGCACCAAGGCTCAGTATCTGTCTGCCAAGGCTCTCAAGAAGCAGTCATGGAGGTTTCACACCAAGTACATGATGTGGTTCCAGAGGCACGAGGAGCCTAAGACTATCACTGACGAGTTTGAACAG GGCACTTACATTTACTTTGACTATGAGAAATGGGGCCAGCGGAAAAAGGAGGGGTTCACCTTCGAGTACAGGTACCTCGAAGACAGAGACCTGCAGTGA
- the cnot3a gene encoding CCR4-NOT transcription complex subunit 3a isoform X1 — protein sequence MADKRKLQGEIDRCLKKVAEGVEQFEDIWQKLHNAANANQKEKYEADLKKEIKKLQRLRDQIKTWVASNEIKDKRQLVENRKLIETQMERFKVVERETKTKAYSKEGLGLAQKVDPAQREKEETGQWLTNTIDTLNMQVDQFESEVESLSVQTRKKKGDKDQKQDRIEELKRLIERHRFHIRMLETILRMLDNDSVPVDSIQKIKDDVEYYIDSSQDPDFEENEFLYDDLDLEDIPAALVATSPSGQGNVEDEMYLHSSSTPTSTTSSSPIPPSPATCTAENSEDDKKRGRSTDSEVSQSPVKNGTPSLLSSFSSSTTSGSSSSSSLVSMASVVGGIPVVPPSSSLIGSFSSAVQQHQHQPAQQQQQPQPPNQPQQPQQQPPQTKPSAPSNNTPSPPSNPLLPVSTAPPLPTPSTPISLAPNSQSQPTSGPTPASSLGLGLGLGLSKVGMTGTSSANQMSGLGLGGHHSPLNTMAGLISGSTPAPYAQAAASGGLGLSSTTQSSISVESSTSIPTSGSSGVTTNGAGTGLGLLGSSPAHSSLSGSIMGLVPGQNVSPVASQVPPSSVSATPGVIGMMGGNGGNVGVVGGVGVNAAPARPPSGLKQNGSTSYSAVVAESSTESALSTPSQSQSSQPSSLSSSTSQPMDNGPSLISSITLPPSSPSPSFSDSTPGGGSLLNGPHSYTQASEGLKAPEPLSSLKAMAERAALGSGLDGEIPNLHLRDRGRNDIFSSSAAPGTPAAPQPSVSEVSIPPSLGVCPLGPTPLPKDQLYQQAMQESAWTHMPHPSDSERIRQYLMRNPCPTLPFHHQIPPHHSDSIEFYQRLSTETLFFIFYYLEGTKAQYLSAKALKKQSWRFHTKYMMWFQRHEEPKTITDEFEQGTYIYFDYEKWGQRKKEGFTFEYRYLEDRDLQ from the exons ATGGCTGACAAGAGAAAACTTCAAG GCGAGATCGACAGATGTTTGAAAAAAGTAGCTGAAGGTGTAGAACAGTTTGAAGATATCTGGCAAAAG CTCCACAATGCAGCCAATGCAAACCAGAAGGAAAAGTATGAGGCTGACCTCaagaaagagattaaaaaatTACAG CGATTGAGAGATCAGATAAAAACATGGGTGGCCTCAAACGAGATCAAAGACAAAAGGCAGCTAGTAGAGAATCGCAAACTTATCGAGACG cAAATGGAGCGATTCAAAGTTGTGGAGcgtgaaacaaaaacaaaagcatacTCTAAAGAGGGCTTGGGGCTCGCTCAGAAGGTTGATCCAGCTCAGCGGGAAAAGGAGGAAACGGGACAGTGGCTAACA AATACGATAGACACTCTAAATATGCAGGTGGATCAATTTGAAAGTGAGGTGGAGTCTCTTTCAGTTCAGACACGAAAGAAGAAGGGTGATAAAGAT CAGAAGCAAGATCGTATCGAGGAGCTCAAGCGGTTGATTGAGAGGCATAGATTCCACATCCGCATGTTGGAAACCATTTTACGAATGCTGGACAATGACTCTGTACCAGTGGATTCAATTCAGAAGATCAAGGATGACGTTGAGTATTACATTGATTCCTCCCAAGACCCTGACTTTGAGGAGAACGAGTTCCTGTATGACGACTTAGACCTGGAAGATATCC CCGCAGCATTAGTTGCGACGTCTCCGTCAGGTCAGGGCAACGTGGAAGATGAGATGTATCTCCACTCCAGCAGCACTCCCACTTCCACCACCTCTTCTTCACCCATTCCTCCATCCCCGGCCACTTGCACTGCT GAGAACTCAGAGGACGATAAGAAAAGGGGACGATCGACAGACAGTGAAGTTAGTCAG tcaccTGTGAAGAACGGCACCCCTTCCTTGctgtcttccttctcttcctccacaACCTCTggctcctcctcatcctcgtcCCTCGTGTCCATGGCGAGTGTGGTAGGGGGCATCCCTGTGGTTCCCCCAAGCAGCAGTCTTATAGGAAGCTTCAGCAGTGCGGTACAGCAACATCAGCATCAACCtgcacaacagcagcaacaacctcAACCACCAAACCAACCGCAGCAGCCACAACAGCAACCACCTCAGACAAAACCCTCTGCCCCCTCAAACAACACCCCCAGCCCGCCCAGCAACCCGCTTCTCCCAGTCTCCACAGCTCCCCCTCTCCCTACGCCCAGCACACCTATTTCATTGGCTCCCAACTCTCAGTCTCAGCCCACATCTGGGCCAACCCCTGCATCCAGTTTGGGACTTGGGTTGGGACTGGGTTTGAGCAAAGTTGGCATGACGGGGACCAGCAGTGCCAACCAAATGTCTGGTTTAGGACTGGGTGGCCACCACTCTCCTCTAAACACAATGGCAGGGCTCATTTCGGGGTCCACACCTGCCCCTTACGCTCAGGCAGCAGCATCAGGAGGCTTGGGTTTGAGCAGCACCACCCAGTCCAGCATTTCAGTGGAGAGCAGCACTTCGATCCCCACCTCTGGCTCCAGTGGAGTCACCACCAATGGGGCAGGGACTGGGCTCGGATTGCTAGGTTCCAGCCCGGCTCACAGTTCTCTGAGCGGGAGCATCATGGGTCTGGTTCCAGGGCAAAATGTTTCCCCTGTCGCCTCTCAGGTGCCTCCTAGTTCTGTCAGCGCTACCCCAGGAGTGATTGGCATGATGGGAGGCAACGGAGGGAACGTCGGAGTAGTTGGAGGAGTAGGGGTGAATGCTGCTCCTGCTAGACCGCCGAGTGGATTGAAGCAAAATGGAAGCACAA GTTACAGTGCCGTAGTGGCAGAGAGTTCCACAGAATCAGCTCTAAGCACACCGAGCCAGTCACAAAGCAGCCAACCATCATCTCTCAGTTCTTCAACCAGTCAGCC GATGGACAATGGTCCCAGTTTAATCAGCTCCATCACCCTGCCTCCCAGCTCTCCGTCCCCCTCATTCTCAGACAGCACACCCGGAGGAGGGAGTCTACTAAACGGCCCCCACTCCTACACGCAGGCCTCTGAGGGCCTCAAG GCTCCTGAGCCTCTCAGTTCACTGAAGGCGATGGCTGAGAGGGCAGCGCTGGGATCAGGCCTGGACGGAGAGATTCCCAACCTGCACCTAAGAGACAGAGGTCGGAACG ACATCTTCTCCTCATCTGCAGCGCCCGGCACACCCGCCGCCCCTCAGCCGTCCGTGTCGGAAGTCAGCATCCCACCCTCGCTCGGGGTCTGTCCATTGGGcccaacccccctccccaaagACCAGCTCTACCAGCAGGCCATGCAGGAGTCCGCGTGGACACACATGCCACACCCCTCCGACTCTGAGAGGATCAG GCAATACCTGATGAGGAATCCGTGTCCCACCTTGCCCTTCCATCATCAGATACCGCCACACCACTCTGACTCCATAGAGTTCTACCAGAGACTGTCTACAGAAACTCTATTTTTCATCTTCTACTACCTGGAG GGCACCAAGGCTCAGTATCTGTCTGCCAAGGCTCTCAAGAAGCAGTCATGGAGGTTTCACACCAAGTACATGATGTGGTTCCAGAGGCACGAGGAGCCTAAGACTATCACTGACGAGTTTGAACAG GGCACTTACATTTACTTTGACTATGAGAAATGGGGCCAGCGGAAAAAGGAGGGGTTCACCTTCGAGTACAGGTACCTCGAAGACAGAGACCTGCAGTGA
- the cnot3a gene encoding CCR4-NOT transcription complex subunit 3a isoform X2, which translates to MADKRKLQGEIDRCLKKVAEGVEQFEDIWQKLHNAANANQKEKYEADLKKEIKKLQRLRDQIKTWVASNEIKDKRQLVENRKLIETQMERFKVVERETKTKAYSKEGLGLAQKVDPAQREKEETGQWLTNTIDTLNMQVDQFESEVESLSVQTRKKKGDKDKQDRIEELKRLIERHRFHIRMLETILRMLDNDSVPVDSIQKIKDDVEYYIDSSQDPDFEENEFLYDDLDLEDIPAALVATSPSGQGNVEDEMYLHSSSTPTSTTSSSPIPPSPATCTAENSEDDKKRGRSTDSEVSQSPVKNGTPSLLSSFSSSTTSGSSSSSSLVSMASVVGGIPVVPPSSSLIGSFSSAVQQHQHQPAQQQQQPQPPNQPQQPQQQPPQTKPSAPSNNTPSPPSNPLLPVSTAPPLPTPSTPISLAPNSQSQPTSGPTPASSLGLGLGLGLSKVGMTGTSSANQMSGLGLGGHHSPLNTMAGLISGSTPAPYAQAAASGGLGLSSTTQSSISVESSTSIPTSGSSGVTTNGAGTGLGLLGSSPAHSSLSGSIMGLVPGQNVSPVASQVPPSSVSATPGVIGMMGGNGGNVGVVGGVGVNAAPARPPSGLKQNGSTSYSAVVAESSTESALSTPSQSQSSQPSSLSSSTSQPMDNGPSLISSITLPPSSPSPSFSDSTPGGGSLLNGPHSYTQASEGLKAPEPLSSLKAMAERAALGSGLDGEIPNLHLRDRGRNDIFSSSAAPGTPAAPQPSVSEVSIPPSLGVCPLGPTPLPKDQLYQQAMQESAWTHMPHPSDSERIRQYLMRNPCPTLPFHHQIPPHHSDSIEFYQRLSTETLFFIFYYLEGTKAQYLSAKALKKQSWRFHTKYMMWFQRHEEPKTITDEFEQGTYIYFDYEKWGQRKKEGFTFEYRYLEDRDLQ; encoded by the exons ATGGCTGACAAGAGAAAACTTCAAG GCGAGATCGACAGATGTTTGAAAAAAGTAGCTGAAGGTGTAGAACAGTTTGAAGATATCTGGCAAAAG CTCCACAATGCAGCCAATGCAAACCAGAAGGAAAAGTATGAGGCTGACCTCaagaaagagattaaaaaatTACAG CGATTGAGAGATCAGATAAAAACATGGGTGGCCTCAAACGAGATCAAAGACAAAAGGCAGCTAGTAGAGAATCGCAAACTTATCGAGACG cAAATGGAGCGATTCAAAGTTGTGGAGcgtgaaacaaaaacaaaagcatacTCTAAAGAGGGCTTGGGGCTCGCTCAGAAGGTTGATCCAGCTCAGCGGGAAAAGGAGGAAACGGGACAGTGGCTAACA AATACGATAGACACTCTAAATATGCAGGTGGATCAATTTGAAAGTGAGGTGGAGTCTCTTTCAGTTCAGACACGAAAGAAGAAGGGTGATAAAGAT AAGCAAGATCGTATCGAGGAGCTCAAGCGGTTGATTGAGAGGCATAGATTCCACATCCGCATGTTGGAAACCATTTTACGAATGCTGGACAATGACTCTGTACCAGTGGATTCAATTCAGAAGATCAAGGATGACGTTGAGTATTACATTGATTCCTCCCAAGACCCTGACTTTGAGGAGAACGAGTTCCTGTATGACGACTTAGACCTGGAAGATATCC CCGCAGCATTAGTTGCGACGTCTCCGTCAGGTCAGGGCAACGTGGAAGATGAGATGTATCTCCACTCCAGCAGCACTCCCACTTCCACCACCTCTTCTTCACCCATTCCTCCATCCCCGGCCACTTGCACTGCT GAGAACTCAGAGGACGATAAGAAAAGGGGACGATCGACAGACAGTGAAGTTAGTCAG tcaccTGTGAAGAACGGCACCCCTTCCTTGctgtcttccttctcttcctccacaACCTCTggctcctcctcatcctcgtcCCTCGTGTCCATGGCGAGTGTGGTAGGGGGCATCCCTGTGGTTCCCCCAAGCAGCAGTCTTATAGGAAGCTTCAGCAGTGCGGTACAGCAACATCAGCATCAACCtgcacaacagcagcaacaacctcAACCACCAAACCAACCGCAGCAGCCACAACAGCAACCACCTCAGACAAAACCCTCTGCCCCCTCAAACAACACCCCCAGCCCGCCCAGCAACCCGCTTCTCCCAGTCTCCACAGCTCCCCCTCTCCCTACGCCCAGCACACCTATTTCATTGGCTCCCAACTCTCAGTCTCAGCCCACATCTGGGCCAACCCCTGCATCCAGTTTGGGACTTGGGTTGGGACTGGGTTTGAGCAAAGTTGGCATGACGGGGACCAGCAGTGCCAACCAAATGTCTGGTTTAGGACTGGGTGGCCACCACTCTCCTCTAAACACAATGGCAGGGCTCATTTCGGGGTCCACACCTGCCCCTTACGCTCAGGCAGCAGCATCAGGAGGCTTGGGTTTGAGCAGCACCACCCAGTCCAGCATTTCAGTGGAGAGCAGCACTTCGATCCCCACCTCTGGCTCCAGTGGAGTCACCACCAATGGGGCAGGGACTGGGCTCGGATTGCTAGGTTCCAGCCCGGCTCACAGTTCTCTGAGCGGGAGCATCATGGGTCTGGTTCCAGGGCAAAATGTTTCCCCTGTCGCCTCTCAGGTGCCTCCTAGTTCTGTCAGCGCTACCCCAGGAGTGATTGGCATGATGGGAGGCAACGGAGGGAACGTCGGAGTAGTTGGAGGAGTAGGGGTGAATGCTGCTCCTGCTAGACCGCCGAGTGGATTGAAGCAAAATGGAAGCACAA GTTACAGTGCCGTAGTGGCAGAGAGTTCCACAGAATCAGCTCTAAGCACACCGAGCCAGTCACAAAGCAGCCAACCATCATCTCTCAGTTCTTCAACCAGTCAGCC GATGGACAATGGTCCCAGTTTAATCAGCTCCATCACCCTGCCTCCCAGCTCTCCGTCCCCCTCATTCTCAGACAGCACACCCGGAGGAGGGAGTCTACTAAACGGCCCCCACTCCTACACGCAGGCCTCTGAGGGCCTCAAG GCTCCTGAGCCTCTCAGTTCACTGAAGGCGATGGCTGAGAGGGCAGCGCTGGGATCAGGCCTGGACGGAGAGATTCCCAACCTGCACCTAAGAGACAGAGGTCGGAACG ACATCTTCTCCTCATCTGCAGCGCCCGGCACACCCGCCGCCCCTCAGCCGTCCGTGTCGGAAGTCAGCATCCCACCCTCGCTCGGGGTCTGTCCATTGGGcccaacccccctccccaaagACCAGCTCTACCAGCAGGCCATGCAGGAGTCCGCGTGGACACACATGCCACACCCCTCCGACTCTGAGAGGATCAG GCAATACCTGATGAGGAATCCGTGTCCCACCTTGCCCTTCCATCATCAGATACCGCCACACCACTCTGACTCCATAGAGTTCTACCAGAGACTGTCTACAGAAACTCTATTTTTCATCTTCTACTACCTGGAG GGCACCAAGGCTCAGTATCTGTCTGCCAAGGCTCTCAAGAAGCAGTCATGGAGGTTTCACACCAAGTACATGATGTGGTTCCAGAGGCACGAGGAGCCTAAGACTATCACTGACGAGTTTGAACAG GGCACTTACATTTACTTTGACTATGAGAAATGGGGCCAGCGGAAAAAGGAGGGGTTCACCTTCGAGTACAGGTACCTCGAAGACAGAGACCTGCAGTGA
- the cnot3a gene encoding CCR4-NOT transcription complex subunit 3a isoform X5, whose translation MADKRKLQGEIDRCLKKVAEGVEQFEDIWQKLHNAANANQKEKYEADLKKEIKKLQRLRDQIKTWVASNEIKDKRQLVENRKLIETQMERFKVVERETKTKAYSKEGLGLAQKVDPAQREKEETGQWLTNTIDTLNMQVDQFESEVESLSVQTRKKKGDKDKQDRIEELKRLIERHRFHIRMLETILRMLDNDSVPVDSIQKIKDDVEYYIDSSQDPDFEENEFLYDDLDLEDIPAALVATSPSGQGNVEDEMYLHSSSTPTSTTSSSPIPPSPATCTAENSEDDKKRGRSTDSEVSQSPVKNGTPSLLSSFSSSTTSGSSSSSSLVSMASVVGGIPVVPPSSSLIGSFSSAVQQHQHQPAQQQQQPQPPNQPQQPQQQPPQTKPSAPSNNTPSPPSNPLLPVSTAPPLPTPSTPISLAPNSQSQPTSGPTPASSLGLGLGLGLSKVGMTGTSSANQMSGLGLGGHHSPLNTMAGLISGSTPAPYAQAAASGGLGLSSTTQSSISVESSTSIPTSGSSGVTTNGAGTGLGLLGSSPAHSSLSGSIMGLVPGQNVSPVASQVPPSSVSATPGVIGMMGGNGGNVGVVGGVGVNAAPARPPSGLKQNGSTSYSAVVAESSTESALSTPSQSQSSQPSSLSSSTSQPMDNGPSLISSITLPPSSPSPSFSDSTPGGGSLLNGPHSYTQASEGLKAPEPLSSLKAMAERAALGSGLDGEIPNLHLRDRDIFSSSAAPGTPAAPQPSVSEVSIPPSLGVCPLGPTPLPKDQLYQQAMQESAWTHMPHPSDSERIRQYLMRNPCPTLPFHHQIPPHHSDSIEFYQRLSTETLFFIFYYLEGTKAQYLSAKALKKQSWRFHTKYMMWFQRHEEPKTITDEFEQGTYIYFDYEKWGQRKKEGFTFEYRYLEDRDLQ comes from the exons ATGGCTGACAAGAGAAAACTTCAAG GCGAGATCGACAGATGTTTGAAAAAAGTAGCTGAAGGTGTAGAACAGTTTGAAGATATCTGGCAAAAG CTCCACAATGCAGCCAATGCAAACCAGAAGGAAAAGTATGAGGCTGACCTCaagaaagagattaaaaaatTACAG CGATTGAGAGATCAGATAAAAACATGGGTGGCCTCAAACGAGATCAAAGACAAAAGGCAGCTAGTAGAGAATCGCAAACTTATCGAGACG cAAATGGAGCGATTCAAAGTTGTGGAGcgtgaaacaaaaacaaaagcatacTCTAAAGAGGGCTTGGGGCTCGCTCAGAAGGTTGATCCAGCTCAGCGGGAAAAGGAGGAAACGGGACAGTGGCTAACA AATACGATAGACACTCTAAATATGCAGGTGGATCAATTTGAAAGTGAGGTGGAGTCTCTTTCAGTTCAGACACGAAAGAAGAAGGGTGATAAAGAT AAGCAAGATCGTATCGAGGAGCTCAAGCGGTTGATTGAGAGGCATAGATTCCACATCCGCATGTTGGAAACCATTTTACGAATGCTGGACAATGACTCTGTACCAGTGGATTCAATTCAGAAGATCAAGGATGACGTTGAGTATTACATTGATTCCTCCCAAGACCCTGACTTTGAGGAGAACGAGTTCCTGTATGACGACTTAGACCTGGAAGATATCC CCGCAGCATTAGTTGCGACGTCTCCGTCAGGTCAGGGCAACGTGGAAGATGAGATGTATCTCCACTCCAGCAGCACTCCCACTTCCACCACCTCTTCTTCACCCATTCCTCCATCCCCGGCCACTTGCACTGCT GAGAACTCAGAGGACGATAAGAAAAGGGGACGATCGACAGACAGTGAAGTTAGTCAG tcaccTGTGAAGAACGGCACCCCTTCCTTGctgtcttccttctcttcctccacaACCTCTggctcctcctcatcctcgtcCCTCGTGTCCATGGCGAGTGTGGTAGGGGGCATCCCTGTGGTTCCCCCAAGCAGCAGTCTTATAGGAAGCTTCAGCAGTGCGGTACAGCAACATCAGCATCAACCtgcacaacagcagcaacaacctcAACCACCAAACCAACCGCAGCAGCCACAACAGCAACCACCTCAGACAAAACCCTCTGCCCCCTCAAACAACACCCCCAGCCCGCCCAGCAACCCGCTTCTCCCAGTCTCCACAGCTCCCCCTCTCCCTACGCCCAGCACACCTATTTCATTGGCTCCCAACTCTCAGTCTCAGCCCACATCTGGGCCAACCCCTGCATCCAGTTTGGGACTTGGGTTGGGACTGGGTTTGAGCAAAGTTGGCATGACGGGGACCAGCAGTGCCAACCAAATGTCTGGTTTAGGACTGGGTGGCCACCACTCTCCTCTAAACACAATGGCAGGGCTCATTTCGGGGTCCACACCTGCCCCTTACGCTCAGGCAGCAGCATCAGGAGGCTTGGGTTTGAGCAGCACCACCCAGTCCAGCATTTCAGTGGAGAGCAGCACTTCGATCCCCACCTCTGGCTCCAGTGGAGTCACCACCAATGGGGCAGGGACTGGGCTCGGATTGCTAGGTTCCAGCCCGGCTCACAGTTCTCTGAGCGGGAGCATCATGGGTCTGGTTCCAGGGCAAAATGTTTCCCCTGTCGCCTCTCAGGTGCCTCCTAGTTCTGTCAGCGCTACCCCAGGAGTGATTGGCATGATGGGAGGCAACGGAGGGAACGTCGGAGTAGTTGGAGGAGTAGGGGTGAATGCTGCTCCTGCTAGACCGCCGAGTGGATTGAAGCAAAATGGAAGCACAA GTTACAGTGCCGTAGTGGCAGAGAGTTCCACAGAATCAGCTCTAAGCACACCGAGCCAGTCACAAAGCAGCCAACCATCATCTCTCAGTTCTTCAACCAGTCAGCC GATGGACAATGGTCCCAGTTTAATCAGCTCCATCACCCTGCCTCCCAGCTCTCCGTCCCCCTCATTCTCAGACAGCACACCCGGAGGAGGGAGTCTACTAAACGGCCCCCACTCCTACACGCAGGCCTCTGAGGGCCTCAAG GCTCCTGAGCCTCTCAGTTCACTGAAGGCGATGGCTGAGAGGGCAGCGCTGGGATCAGGCCTGGACGGAGAGATTCCCAACCTGCACCTAAGAGACAGAG ACATCTTCTCCTCATCTGCAGCGCCCGGCACACCCGCCGCCCCTCAGCCGTCCGTGTCGGAAGTCAGCATCCCACCCTCGCTCGGGGTCTGTCCATTGGGcccaacccccctccccaaagACCAGCTCTACCAGCAGGCCATGCAGGAGTCCGCGTGGACACACATGCCACACCCCTCCGACTCTGAGAGGATCAG GCAATACCTGATGAGGAATCCGTGTCCCACCTTGCCCTTCCATCATCAGATACCGCCACACCACTCTGACTCCATAGAGTTCTACCAGAGACTGTCTACAGAAACTCTATTTTTCATCTTCTACTACCTGGAG GGCACCAAGGCTCAGTATCTGTCTGCCAAGGCTCTCAAGAAGCAGTCATGGAGGTTTCACACCAAGTACATGATGTGGTTCCAGAGGCACGAGGAGCCTAAGACTATCACTGACGAGTTTGAACAG GGCACTTACATTTACTTTGACTATGAGAAATGGGGCCAGCGGAAAAAGGAGGGGTTCACCTTCGAGTACAGGTACCTCGAAGACAGAGACCTGCAGTGA